Below is a genomic region from Ruania alba.
GTGGCGCACGAGCACGCAGACCACACCGACGAGCGCGCTGATCGCATACCAGCAGGCCACGAGGGCGCCCACCGCCGCCGCGGCCGCGGTGAGCAGATCGTCGATGCGGACCGCCTCCGGCGGAGTCGCGAACTCAGTGATGGCGACGACCCCGAGCGCCAGCGTGATCGCTCCCGAACCGGCCGCTGTGCAGGCTCCGATCGCCAGCCGACTCCCTGTACTCATCGCGGGTACCCCTTTGATCGATCCTTCGTGCATCGTGTCAGATCATGTCAGTTCGTGTCGATACGTGACTATGAATGCATATAGGTGTACATGGTGTGCGGGTGGGATGTCGAGTGGTGGTCTCTGTTGTGGACAGCCGTACGCTGGTCAGATGCGCTGGGACGATGTCTTCTCCGACCTGCAGGCGGAGTTCGACGAGGCACTGCGCAGCGAGGACGAGGCGGAGATCGCCGAGCTGGTTCGTGCCGAGGTGGCAGGCATTTCCCTGGCTGACCGCTGCCGTGCGCGCCGCGGTCAGGAGCTCACGGTGCGCCTGTGTGACGGCAGCGACCGCAGCGGCCTCGTCCTCGAGGCGAATCGCGCGTGGCTGTTGCTCGGTGCCGGCGAGCGCCGCGTGCTGGTGCCGATCGATGCGGTCGTGCTCGCCTGGCCGCTCGCGTCGGCGGCTCCCGAGCCTGGCGTGGTGGAGGCCAGGGCGGGGCTGGGGCGCGCTCTACGGGCCCTCGCGCAGAACGGGACCGAGGTCCTGGTGCGGACCGTCGCAGGTGACCATCGCGGCCGACTTGCCAGGGTCGGTGCCGATCACTGTGACGTGATCACGTCACAGGCGGTGATCAGTGTGGCCTGGGCCGGGCTGCTCAGCGTGGAGTCGCACTGACCGAGTGCACCGCAGTTACTGGTCGGGCTCCCCGGTGTGCAGCCGCTCCGCTGTGCGCGCGTACATCCGCTCGATATAGGCCTCGAGCTCGGAATTCTCCACGCGCCAGACGCCCTTGCCGCCGATCTGGATGCCGCGGAGCTCGCCGGTGCGCACCAGGGCGCGTGCCTGCGACATGGTGATCTGCAGGATCTCGGTGACGTCCGCGAGTGAGAGGAACCGCTGCTCCATGCTCCTAGTCTGACACTGAATCGACGAGACGTCGGCGGACGCGTCCCTGCCTGTGGACAACCGGCTCCTCGTCAGCACGGATCGGCGCACTTTGGCAGCATGGGGTCGTTCGTCGACACAGGGGGAGTCTGAGATGACCGCAAGCGCAGCGTCACGTATCCGCCGGCCGAGCTGGCGCGATCCACGTCTCGGGGTCGGCGTGCTCCTGGTCGCAGGCTCCGTCGCTCTCGGTTCGTGGGTGGTCTCCGAGGCAAATCGGACCGTCGAGGCCTACGCGGCGCCGGAGGTGCTCACCCCCGGGGACGCGGTTCCGGTCGAGGAACTGGAGATCGTCTCGGTGACCGTGCCCGAGGTGGACAGCACCTACCTGACGCCGCAGAGCCCACTGGAGGCCGGCGCCGTCGTCGTACGGACGATCCAGCCTGGTGAGCTGGTTCCGCTCGCCTCCGTGGGATCCGCGGCTGACGTCGACGTGCGGACCGTCACGGTGCCGATCGGGTCAGCGCTCGCCGAAGGGATCGGGGCAGGGTCACGGGTCGATCTGTGGGTCGGTCCCGGAGACGACGCGGGCGAACCCGAGCTGCTGGTCAGCGGCGCAGAGATCGCGGCCGTGCACGAGGACACGTCGTTGTTCTCCGGCCCGGGCACCATGCAGGCGCACCTGCTGGTGCCGATCGATGCGTTACCGGTGGTGCTGGCAGCGATCGGCGCGGAGTCCGCGATCACGGTGGTGCCCATCCCGGGGAGCGGGCCCGCATGACGTCGGGTGTGCTCCTGGCCCTCTCCGGCGCCGTGGAAGAGGAGCTCGTCGCGCGCATCGCACGCCGCCCGGATCTCCAGGTGGTGCGCCGCTGTGCTGATACGGCCGAGCTGGTCGCCGCCGCAGTGGCTGGACTCGGCCGCGTCGCCGTGCTCGACGACGAGGACGCCATCGACCGTCGCATGCTGGCGCGGCTGAGGTCGGCCGGCGTGGCGGCCCTGGTGCTGTGCGAGAGCGCGGACTGCGATCGATACTCCGAGCTCGGGGCGATGGCCGTCCCGCACGGGGTGGACCCGCTGCCCGCGATCGAAGCGCTGGCCGGAGGTGCGACGAACGCGCCGGTCCCGGACGAGATTCCCGAGCCCGTCACGGACCCTGGTGAGGTGAGCCCTCCGGCGTTGTCGGCCGACCCCCGCGTGGTCGCGGTGACGGGGGCGCCGGGCGCCCCCGGGCGCACCAGCATGGCCATTGCCCTCGCGGACGAGCTGGCCGCCACCGGTGCCTCAACGGTTCTCATCGATGCCGATCTGTGGGGCGGGTCGATCGCGCAGACGCTCGGGCTGATGGCGGACTCGGCCGGGCTCTCCGCGGCGATCCGTGCTGCCGACCGTGGCAGCCTCGACGATGCGGCCCTGGACCGGCTCCTGCTGACCCTCCCGGATGGTCTGCGGGTGCTGACCGGGTTGGCGCGAGCGGCACGCTGGCGGGAGGTCGGTCCGGACAGCATGGAGGTGCTGCTCGAGCGCGCCCGGAAACGAGCCGCCTGGGTGGTAGTCGAGGTACCGGTCCTGGTGCCCGATGATGAAGGGCTCGAGCTCGGTCCCGGACGCAACGCGGTGGCGCACAGCGTGCTGGCTGCTGCGCAGGACGTGCTCGTCGTCGGAGCCGCCGAGCCGATCGGCATCCAGCGGCTCGTGCAGACCCTGCTCGACCTGCAGGACGTCCCGGGGATCGAGTCCCGCAGGACCATCGTGAACCGGCTACGGCTCTCGGCGGCAGGGCCGCAGCCCGACCTCTCCGTCCGCGAGGCGCTCGGGCGGTTCGCGGGGGTACCGGACCCGATCCTGGTACCCGACGACCGTGCGCTCGCCGACCGTGCCGTGCTCACCGGGACCACCTGGCGCAAGGCGGGGCCGCTCTCTCCGGCGCGTACCGCCGTCCGGGATCTGGCGCGCATGCTGCTGGCCGAGGCGGGTCAGGCGGAGGTGACCGGACGCCGTCGGGAGCGATGGCGTACCGGGCGGCGGGGTCGCCGCCGTGGTGGAGAACGTAGGGCAGACTGAGGCCATGCGCGTCTACCTGCCCGCCACTGTGCCCGCACTGGCCGACTCTCGCGGCCTCTCTGCCCGTGCCGGCCGTGCGGTGACGCCAGGATTGCGGACCGCCCTCGGAGCCGAAGCCGACGAGGAGATGGCCGAGTACGCCGCACTCGTGCTCGCGGCCGAGGACTCGCTGGCCCTTCTTGCCGGCTCGGACGCCCCGCGCAGGGTGGTGGTCGCGGCTGACGTCGCCGACTCGGTGGTGCGGGTCGACGACGCCGAGCTGGCACGGGTGCATGTCGCCGAGGTGCCCGTCACGGACATGGTGAGCTTTCACGTCGACGCGGCCGACGAGAGTGTGCGCGCCCTCGTCGCCCGGGCCGTCGGCGGTGACCAGCAGGCAACGGCCGACCTCGGTGACGAAGACCTGCTCTGGTATGACATCAGCGAGCGCGAGGCGTTGGTCGCCGAGGGGTGAGGCGGCCTCAGTGCCGCTGCAGTTGGGTGAGGACCGTCTCGTGCAGGTGCCCGTTCGTGGCCACAGCGTTCCCGCCGAACGGGCCGTCCGCGCCGTCGAGCGAGGTGAAGCGGCCACCCGCCTCGGTGACGATCGGCACCAGGGCGGCCATGTCGTAGAGCTCGAGCTCGGGCTCACAGGCGATGTCCACCGCGCCCTCGGCCACCAGCATGTAGGACCAGAAGTCGCCGTAGGCGCGTGAGCGCCACACGCTCGCCTCGAGCACGAGGAACTCGTCCAGGAGGTCCTGCTCCTCCCAGCCCGCCAGGCTGGAGTAGGACAGGGACGCATCGTTGATGTCACGCACGCCGGAGGCCTGGATTCGTGTGGCTGTGGAGAGGGACCGGCCTGTCCAGGCACCCGAGCCGGATGCCGCCCACCAGCGGCGGTTCAGCGCGGGGGCGCTCACCACGCCGAGTACCGGCTGCCCGTCGGCGATGAGCGAGATGAGCGTGGCCCACACCGGCACGCCGCGGACGAAGTTCTTGGTGCCGTCGATCGGGTCGATGACCCACTGCCGTGGCCCGTGCCCGGTGGTGCCGAACTCTTCGCCGAGAACCGCGTCGCGCGGGCGGGCCCGGGAGAGCTGGGAGCGCACGATCTCTTCGGCGGAGCGGTCGGCGTCGGTGACCGGCGTGGTGTCCGGCTTGGTCTCCACGGCGAGGTCCAGGGCCTTGAAGCGGGACATCGTCTGGGCGTCCACCTGGTCGGCGATCACGTGCGCCAGCCGGAGGTCGTCGTCGTATCGCGGCGCGTCAGAAGTGGTGGCCATGGCCGCAACGTATCGCGCCGAGCCGGTCGAGCGGTGCAGGCAGGGCCTGAGGGGGTTGTGTCCCGACTGATCAAGTGATGTGATGACTTGATCATTGACTGATCTGCCTGTCCTGGCAAAGGAGCCACCATGAGACCCGCTCGCCTTCTCGCCGGCGCGACCGCCGGCGCCACCGCCCTGGTCATGCTCGGCGCCGCCCCGTCCGTGGCCGGCAACGACCGACCGTCCGAGCGCTGTGATCTGCTCGATGCGGAGCTCTCCACCTCCGCGCAGGTGCACGATGAACTCACCGACCGGTTTGTCGACTATGGCGACTCCGGGCAGGGATGGACCGGTGGCGACTCCACGTACTCCATCCCGATGTCGGACGGCCGCACGGTGTGGGTCTTCTCGGACACCTTCCTCGGCCCGGTGAACGACGACGGCACGCGCCCACTGGAGACCCCGTTCCTCAACAACAGCTTCGTGGTGACCGACGGCGACGACACGAGCACGGTCACCGGCGGGACGGCTGCTGAACCGACGTCGCTGATCGAGCCGCCTGAGGACGGCGGCTGGTACTGGGTCGGCGACGGTGTCCAGGCCTCGGACGGCACCGTCCAGCTGACCGCTCTGCAGTTCTGGTACGGCGGCGGGGGATCATTCGACTTCGGCTGGGAGAGCAACCACCTCGCCCGCTTCGACCCCGACACCCTCGAGCTGCTCTCGCTCACCGATCTCCCCTCGGCCTCCGGGGTGCAGTGGGCGAGCTGGATCGAGCCGGCCGGGCGCTACACCTACATCTACGGGGTCGATGACGGCGGAGCGGAGAAGTTCCTCCACGTCGCCCGGGTCCGGGGTACTGATCTCACCGGTCGCTGGCAGTTCTGGGCCGGGAACCGGTGGAGCTGGGACGAGACGCACACGGTGCCCCTGATGGACGGTGTTGCGAACGAGTACAGCGTCTCCGCGCTCGCCGATGGCTACCTGCTGATCACCCAGGACACCCACGAGCTGTTCAGCCGCAACGTCGAGGCCTATGTCGCGTGCTCACCGACCGGCCCGTTCCGCTCGATCGGCACCGTGTACGAGATCCCGGAGGTGGGCGCCGGTGGGAGCTATGCGAACCCGAACGTCTTTGCCTACAACGCCCATGAGCATCCCGAGCTGCGCGAGGTGACCGAGGACGGCCTCACCACGGTGCTTACGTACAACGTGAACAGCTTCGACTCGAGCGAGCTGTATGAGGACGTCACGATCTACCGGCCGCGATTCGTCGAGCTGGCGCTCACCTTCGAGTGAGGGTTGCACGCGATGAGATCAAGTGATTAGATCACTCTATGTCTTCCGTTCCATCGTTGCGTCGCAACCTCTCCGGTGATCTCGCCCAGGCCGTGGTGGCGCTGGTGGAGCAGGAGGGGTTGCGGCCCGGCGATCCGTTGGAGTCGCTGAAGGCGCTCGCTGCACGCTTCGATGTCGCGGTGCCGACGATGCGGGAGGCGTTGCGCCGCCTAGAGGGGCTGGGGCTCGTCGATTTCCGGCACGGGTCCGGGATCTACGTCGGGATCAATGCCGGGCGTCGGGTCTTGGCCAACCCGGTGCAGTCCCGTCCGGATGCGGATCAGCTGGTCGAGCTGCTCGAGGCGCGCCGGCAGATCGAGCCGTCTCTTGCCATGCTCGCTGCTCAGGTGCGTGACGAGGCCGGGATCGCCCTGATGGAGGAGTCCCTGGCCAGTGCGCAGGAGCAGATCGCCTCAGGTGACGACGCCCTGTGGCTGACCAACCTCGACTTCCACCGCGCGGTGGCCGCTGCCGGTGGAAACAGTGTGCTGGTGGAGGTGCTCGACTCGATCGTGCTCGTGCACGCCGAGGACCAGCGCGAGATCCTCCGGCTACACGGCGATGCCAGCGCCGACTATGCCGAGCACGCCCGTATCGCCGAGTGCGTGCGCCGCGGCGACCCTCAGGCCGCGCGGGACGCGGCCTACACCCACCTCGACCACGTGGTCGAGGTGATCCGGGCTCGGCGCGGCTGAGTCCACTCCACCCCAGACCGGCGACCGTGACAGCCGGCCCGTCCACACACGAAGAGGTGTCCGTGATGAGAAGTACCCCGATAGCTGCGCTCGCTGTCTTGACGAGCGCTGCGCTGGCGTTGGCAGCCTGTTCCGGAGGCTCCGATGGCAATGGCAACGACAATGGCAACGGATCCGCAGACGGCGGTGACACCAGCGAGGTCACCCTCGACTTCTTCACCGACAAGGCCGCCTGGGAACCCTCCTTCGACGACATGAACGCTGCTTCTGACGGGGTGGCGCCGCAGCTGTCGTTCACGGGGTACTCCGACCCCACCGCCTACGACGCCTTCATCAAGCAGTCCTTCCGTACGAACGAACGGCCCGACCTGTTCACCTGGCACACCGGCGACCGGCTCGGTGAGTTGGTCGAGCAGGGTCTGGTGGCCGAGACCACCGAGATCTGGGACCAGGCGATCGCGGACGGCTTCGTCACCGAGGAGCTCGCGCAGAGCTACACCTACGACGGCAAGCAGTACTGCGTGCCGCTGCACGTCGTGTACTGGGTGATGTATTACAACACCGAGATCTTCGCCGAGCACGACCTCGAGGTGCCCACCACTTGGGAGGAGTTCACCGCCGTCGCCGACGCGCTGGTCGAGGCCGGCGTGGTGCCGCTGCACCAGATGAACATCATCTTCGAGTTCGTCTGGTTCCAGGCGATCCTCGCCGGCTCAGACCTGGAGGCCTACCACGGGCTCTCCGACGGCAGCGTGAGCTACACCGATCCGCCGGTGGTCGAGGCGATGGACACCTGGCACCAGATGCAGTCCGACGGCTACTTCATCGACCCGGGCGTGACGACCGACCCGCAGACCCTGCTGCAGACCGGGGAGACGGCGATGGCCTACTTCGGCACGTTCTTCACCGGTCAGCTCACCGACCTGGGCATGGCCTCCGGTGAGGACTACGGCATGTTCGTCCTTCCCAGCGTGAACCCAGAGATGTCCGAGACCCCGGTCGCGGTGGAGACCGGCCCCCTGTGCGTGGGGACCGACAGTGAGAACCAGCAGGCGGCCCTGGACTACAGCGCCTGGTGGATGGGCACCGAGGCACAGTCCGCGTGGAGCGAGTCCCGCGGCGACGTCTCCTTCAACCCGAACGCCACCGTCACCGACGAAGCGCTCGCCGAGATCACCGCGCAGGTCACCGGGGAGGGGCACGTCCAGTACGGCCGCTACCTCGAGGCCACCCCGAACACGATCTACACGGTGGCCGCGGAAGAGTTCGGCGCCTTCGTCACCAACAACGACGATCCGATGGGGCACCTGGAGGCGATCCAGGCGGAGGCAGATGCCTATTGGGCCGAGCAGTGACCCAGCCCACCCCACGGCAGGCCGATCTGCTGCCGGCGGCGCGGCGGACCCGGAACCAGTACTGGCTCTCCAGCGCCGGCTTCGTGGCCCCGGCCGTGCTGCTGGTGGCGGTCGTCCTCTACCTGCCCTTCATCTGGACCACCTGGATCAGTTTCACCGAGTACAACGGGCTCGGTGACCCGGCATGGGTGGGGCTGGCGAACTATCGGGAGATGTTCGCCGACCCCGAGTTCCTCACCTCGATCCGGAACACCCTGTTCTGGGTAGTCGGCACGATCGCCCTCCCGGTGGGCCTCGGGCTGCTCATCGCCACGCTGAGTCATGGCATGCCGAACGCGACGCTCTTCCGGCTGCCGTTCCTCATCCCGTATGCGGTCTCGGGTGTGGCCGTCGGGGTGATCTGGTCGTTCGTGCTGCAGACGAACGGGGCCCTCAGCCAGGCGCTCGAGGTGCTGGGACTACCGGGCTCGGAGCTGCGCTGGTTGCTGGACGACCCGCTGAACACCTTTGTGATGATCGGCGCCGCCACCTGGCAGGGCGCCGGGGTGAACGCTCTACTGTTCGGGATCGGCCTGCAGTCCATCCCGAAGGAGCCGATCGAGGCCGCCCGGGTGGACGGTGCGAGCGGGTTCACCCTGTTCCGCACGATGACCTGGCCGATGCTCGCACCGCTGACCACGGTGGTGGTCGGCCTGGCGATCGTGGGCAGCCTGAAGACCTTCGATGTGATCTGGGGGATGACCAAGGGAGGCCCGGGCCGGGTCTCGGAGACGCTCGCGCTGACGATGTTCAAGGAGACGTTCGTGAACAACGCCTACGGTCTCGGGGCAGCTGTTGCCCTCTTCCTCACCGTGGTCACGGTGCTTGCCTCGGTCCTCTACCTGCGCCGTCAGCTTGCTGACTCGCGGTCGATCTGAGGAGGCGGGAATGCTCATCCGACGGATCGTGCTCGGCACCCTCGGTGTGCTCTGGCTGGTGCCGGTCTACCTGCTGCTCGCGAACGCTTCCAAGCTCCCGGCCGAGTTCGGGGACTACGGTCTCTGGGAACCGGGCACCCTCGGCGGGCTCTGGGCGAACTTCGCCGAGGCGTGGGACCGCGGCAAGCTCTCCGGTGGCCTGCTCTCCACGACGGTCTACGCCATCGTCAGTCCGTTGATCGCGGTGATCGTCGGTGCGGCGGCCGGATTCTCCATCGTGGCGCTGCGGTTGCGGCACGGGTTCACCTGGTTCGTGGTGATCTTCGCTAGCTCGATCTTCCCGCTGCAGATGATCCTGATGCCGCTCTTCGTCGGCTATGCAGAGACGGGCCTGTTCAACACCCGGGTCGGGATGATCGTGGTGTACACCGTGATCGCGGTGCCGTTCTCCGCGTTCGTGCTGCGCAACTTCTTCACCGGGATCGCCCACCAGGTGTTCGAGGCCGCGGTGGTGGACGGAGCGTCCACCCGGCGGATCTTTGCCCAGATCTACCTGCCGATGGCCCGGCCCGCGCTCATCGCGGTCTTCATCCTGCAGGCCACGTTCATCTGGAACGACCTGCTGCTGGGGCTCACCCTCACCCAGTCCGCTGAGGTGCGCCCGATCGTCACGGCGCTCTCGGCGCTGCAGAGCACCTATGGCGGATCGGCCATGTCGACCGTTCTCGCCGGTGGCCTGCTCGTCTCGCTTCCCACGGTGGTGCTGTTTCTGGCCACCCAACGCGTGTTCACCCGCGGCCTCTCGCTTGGCCAGTTCTAGGAGGTTTCATGTCACAGTCAACGCCCGACGGCGGCCCGCACCAGGCCGTGGTGGTCACCGGTGCCGCTGCCGGTATCGGAGCAGGTGCCGTGCGCCACCTGGTGGCGCAGGGACGGCGCGTGTATGCCATCGACCGGGATGCAGCGGGCGTGGCCGCCCTGGCCGCCGAGGCGCCCGAGCAGATCCTGCCGGTGCCCGCTGACGTGGCCGACGAGTCGGCCATGCGCGCCGCCTTCGCCACGATCGCCGACGACGCAGCGCGCCCTGGGCAGGGTGTCGGTGGACTGGTCTGTGCGGCCGGCATCCAGACCTACGGAACGGTCGACAGCACCGACATGGCCACCTACGACGCGGTGATGGGCGTCAACGTGCGGGGCGCGTTCCTTGCGGCACATTTCGCGATCCCGCTCATCCGCACGACCGGACGCGGCGGGAGCGTCGTGCTGGTCTCCTCGGTACAGGCCTATGTGGCACAGCAGGGGGTGGCCGCCTATGCCGCCACCAAGGGGGCGCTACTCTCCCTCACCCGGGCGATGGCCGTGGACCACGCAGCCGAGGGAATTCGGGTGAACGCCGTCTGCCCGGGGTCGGTCGACACCCCGATGCTGCGCTGGGCGGCCGGTCTGCACGCCGGCGATGCGGGCGGTGAGGGCAGCGCCGACCCCGCCGCGGTCGATGCCATCGTGGCCGATTGGGGCCGATCGCACCCACTGGGCCGGGTGGCCCGCACCGACGAGGTCGCGGACGTGATCGGCTATCTGCTCAGTGATCGCGCCTCCTTCGTGACCGGTGCGGATCTGAAGGTGGACGGCGGACTCACGGCGGGCAACGCCGTCGTGCTGCCCGAGGACGGGAGCGAGAAGTGAACACCAGCGGGCTGAGCATCGCCGCGATCCGGGCCACCACGGTGACCGTGCCTCTGGAGGCGCCGTTGCGGCACTCCAACGGCGCCCACTGGGGGCGGTTCGTGCGCACCATCGTGGAGGTGGAGGCCAGCAACGGGCTGATCGGGCTGGGCGAGCTCGGCGGGGGAGGGCAGAGCGCGGAGGCCGCCATCGAAGCGCTCACCCCGTACCTGGTGGGGCACGACCCGGCGAACACCGAAGCGCTGCGGTTCATGATCGCCAACCCCACCGCGAGCCTGTACAACAACCGCACCCAGCTGCTCGCCGCCGTCGAGTTCGCCTGCCTGGACCTGGTCGGCCAGCATGTAGGCCTGCCGGTGCACGCCCTGCTCGGCGGCAAGGTCCGCGACGAGGTGGAGTTCGCCTCCTACCTGTTCTACCGCTATGCCGGACCGGACGGCACGGGCGAGGTGCGCACCGCCGACCAGCTCGTGGCCGAGGCCCGCCGCCTCAAGGAGACCTACGGCTTCCGGGTACACAAGCTCAAGGCCGGGGTTTTCGCTACCGACCACGAGCTGGAGTGCTACGAGGCGCTCGCGGACGCGATGGGCCCCACGGACCGGCTGCGCTACGACCCGAACGGTGCGCTCAGCGTGGAGGAATCGATCCGGTTCGCCCGCGCGATCGAGGACCTCCCGAACGACTACCTGGAGGACCCGGTCTACTCGATGACCGGGATGCGCCGGGTGCGGGAGAACACCCCGATCCCGCTGGCCACGAACACCGTGGTGGTCAATGCCGAACAGCTCGCAGCGAACGTGCTGCACCCGGCGGCGGACGTGATCCTGCTGGACACCACGTTCTGGGGTGGGATCCGGTCGTGCATGAAGGCCGGTGCCATCTGCGAGGCGTTCTCCCTCGGTGTGGCGGTGCACTCCTCCGGGGAGCTGGGCATCCAGCTCGCCACCATGCTGCACCTGGGCGCCGCGCTGCCGAACCTGACGTTCGCAGCCGATGCGCA
It encodes:
- a CDS encoding helix-turn-helix domain-containing protein; this encodes MEQRFLSLADVTEILQITMSQARALVRTGELRGIQIGGKGVWRVENSELEAYIERMYARTAERLHTGEPDQ
- a CDS encoding AAA family ATPase — protein: MTSGVLLALSGAVEEELVARIARRPDLQVVRRCADTAELVAAAVAGLGRVAVLDDEDAIDRRMLARLRSAGVAALVLCESADCDRYSELGAMAVPHGVDPLPAIEALAGGATNAPVPDEIPEPVTDPGEVSPPALSADPRVVAVTGAPGAPGRTSMAIALADELAATGASTVLIDADLWGGSIAQTLGLMADSAGLSAAIRAADRGSLDDAALDRLLLTLPDGLRVLTGLARAARWREVGPDSMEVLLERARKRAAWVVVEVPVLVPDDEGLELGPGRNAVAHSVLAAAQDVLVVGAAEPIGIQRLVQTLLDLQDVPGIESRRTIVNRLRLSAAGPQPDLSVREALGRFAGVPDPILVPDDRALADRAVLTGTTWRKAGPLSPARTAVRDLARMLLAEAGQAEVTGRRRERWRTGRRGRRRGGERRAD
- a CDS encoding DUF6912 family protein translates to MRVYLPATVPALADSRGLSARAGRAVTPGLRTALGAEADEEMAEYAALVLAAEDSLALLAGSDAPRRVVVAADVADSVVRVDDAELARVHVAEVPVTDMVSFHVDAADESVRALVARAVGGDQQATADLGDEDLLWYDISEREALVAEG
- the hisN gene encoding histidinol-phosphatase; protein product: MATTSDAPRYDDDLRLAHVIADQVDAQTMSRFKALDLAVETKPDTTPVTDADRSAEEIVRSQLSRARPRDAVLGEEFGTTGHGPRQWVIDPIDGTKNFVRGVPVWATLISLIADGQPVLGVVSAPALNRRWWAASGSGAWTGRSLSTATRIQASGVRDINDASLSYSSLAGWEEQDLLDEFLVLEASVWRSRAYGDFWSYMLVAEGAVDIACEPELELYDMAALVPIVTEAGGRFTSLDGADGPFGGNAVATNGHLHETVLTQLQRH
- a CDS encoding DUF4185 domain-containing protein is translated as MRPARLLAGATAGATALVMLGAAPSVAGNDRPSERCDLLDAELSTSAQVHDELTDRFVDYGDSGQGWTGGDSTYSIPMSDGRTVWVFSDTFLGPVNDDGTRPLETPFLNNSFVVTDGDDTSTVTGGTAAEPTSLIEPPEDGGWYWVGDGVQASDGTVQLTALQFWYGGGGSFDFGWESNHLARFDPDTLELLSLTDLPSASGVQWASWIEPAGRYTYIYGVDDGGAEKFLHVARVRGTDLTGRWQFWAGNRWSWDETHTVPLMDGVANEYSVSALADGYLLITQDTHELFSRNVEAYVACSPTGPFRSIGTVYEIPEVGAGGSYANPNVFAYNAHEHPELREVTEDGLTTVLTYNVNSFDSSELYEDVTIYRPRFVELALTFE
- a CDS encoding FadR/GntR family transcriptional regulator, with the translated sequence MSSVPSLRRNLSGDLAQAVVALVEQEGLRPGDPLESLKALAARFDVAVPTMREALRRLEGLGLVDFRHGSGIYVGINAGRRVLANPVQSRPDADQLVELLEARRQIEPSLAMLAAQVRDEAGIALMEESLASAQEQIASGDDALWLTNLDFHRAVAAAGGNSVLVEVLDSIVLVHAEDQREILRLHGDASADYAEHARIAECVRRGDPQAARDAAYTHLDHVVEVIRARRG
- a CDS encoding ABC transporter substrate-binding protein; amino-acid sequence: MRSTPIAALAVLTSAALALAACSGGSDGNGNDNGNGSADGGDTSEVTLDFFTDKAAWEPSFDDMNAASDGVAPQLSFTGYSDPTAYDAFIKQSFRTNERPDLFTWHTGDRLGELVEQGLVAETTEIWDQAIADGFVTEELAQSYTYDGKQYCVPLHVVYWVMYYNTEIFAEHDLEVPTTWEEFTAVADALVEAGVVPLHQMNIIFEFVWFQAILAGSDLEAYHGLSDGSVSYTDPPVVEAMDTWHQMQSDGYFIDPGVTTDPQTLLQTGETAMAYFGTFFTGQLTDLGMASGEDYGMFVLPSVNPEMSETPVAVETGPLCVGTDSENQQAALDYSAWWMGTEAQSAWSESRGDVSFNPNATVTDEALAEITAQVTGEGHVQYGRYLEATPNTIYTVAAEEFGAFVTNNDDPMGHLEAIQAEADAYWAEQ
- a CDS encoding carbohydrate ABC transporter permease, producing the protein MTQPTPRQADLLPAARRTRNQYWLSSAGFVAPAVLLVAVVLYLPFIWTTWISFTEYNGLGDPAWVGLANYREMFADPEFLTSIRNTLFWVVGTIALPVGLGLLIATLSHGMPNATLFRLPFLIPYAVSGVAVGVIWSFVLQTNGALSQALEVLGLPGSELRWLLDDPLNTFVMIGAATWQGAGVNALLFGIGLQSIPKEPIEAARVDGASGFTLFRTMTWPMLAPLTTVVVGLAIVGSLKTFDVIWGMTKGGPGRVSETLALTMFKETFVNNAYGLGAAVALFLTVVTVLASVLYLRRQLADSRSI
- a CDS encoding carbohydrate ABC transporter permease: MLIRRIVLGTLGVLWLVPVYLLLANASKLPAEFGDYGLWEPGTLGGLWANFAEAWDRGKLSGGLLSTTVYAIVSPLIAVIVGAAAGFSIVALRLRHGFTWFVVIFASSIFPLQMILMPLFVGYAETGLFNTRVGMIVVYTVIAVPFSAFVLRNFFTGIAHQVFEAAVVDGASTRRIFAQIYLPMARPALIAVFILQATFIWNDLLLGLTLTQSAEVRPIVTALSALQSTYGGSAMSTVLAGGLLVSLPTVVLFLATQRVFTRGLSLGQF
- a CDS encoding SDR family oxidoreductase — translated: MSQSTPDGGPHQAVVVTGAAAGIGAGAVRHLVAQGRRVYAIDRDAAGVAALAAEAPEQILPVPADVADESAMRAAFATIADDAARPGQGVGGLVCAAGIQTYGTVDSTDMATYDAVMGVNVRGAFLAAHFAIPLIRTTGRGGSVVLVSSVQAYVAQQGVAAYAATKGALLSLTRAMAVDHAAEGIRVNAVCPGSVDTPMLRWAAGLHAGDAGGEGSADPAAVDAIVADWGRSHPLGRVARTDEVADVIGYLLSDRASFVTGADLKVDGGLTAGNAVVLPEDGSEK
- a CDS encoding enolase C-terminal domain-like protein → MNTSGLSIAAIRATTVTVPLEAPLRHSNGAHWGRFVRTIVEVEASNGLIGLGELGGGGQSAEAAIEALTPYLVGHDPANTEALRFMIANPTASLYNNRTQLLAAVEFACLDLVGQHVGLPVHALLGGKVRDEVEFASYLFYRYAGPDGTGEVRTADQLVAEARRLKETYGFRVHKLKAGVFATDHELECYEALADAMGPTDRLRYDPNGALSVEESIRFARAIEDLPNDYLEDPVYSMTGMRRVRENTPIPLATNTVVVNAEQLAANVLHPAADVILLDTTFWGGIRSCMKAGAICEAFSLGVAVHSSGELGIQLATMLHLGAALPNLTFAADAHYHHLTDDIVEGGLRPYVDGKMTVPTEPGLGVRLDRDKVAEYAELYRELGGYPYDRDPGRPDWYPLLPNTSFADHTDDTLPEPLAAEYARRRR